In Mercenaria mercenaria strain notata chromosome 14, MADL_Memer_1, whole genome shotgun sequence, the following are encoded in one genomic region:
- the LOC128548537 gene encoding zinc finger protein 239-like gives MANITKELGDGKYTFHVYNFASDENGSLKLLDTVIQKGEKCFKCDICNSTFSKKCYFKMHMSMHTGEKHSNFGVSSFASNHHKARKSHMGTHTKEKRVTCDICSLSIYSRNLKSHMTIHTGEKQFKCGICSYASNDNRSLKCHMAIHAGVNLFKCDICSFACNRRESFKTHMTIHTGEKPFNCNLCSYGSTQKSDLKRHIRTHTGEKPFKCDVCSYASNHNSHLIRHKKIHTGVKHFKCGICSYEFREAFSLKKHMKIHTGEDCYKSDESNNSSIESHKRIHTNEKRFLCHICGHQSRTGNHLQAHIRTHTGEKCFKCDLCSYAGNQSDHLRSHMRIHTGEKRFKCDTCSYSCNCKRDLKRHIRKHI, from the coding sequence ATGGCAAACATAACAAAAGAATTGGGTGACGGAAAGTATACATTCCATGTTTACAATTTTGCTAGCGATGAAAATGGCAGTTTGAAACTACTGGATACAGTAATACAGAAGGgggaaaaatgctttaaatgtgatatttgtaattCTACTTTTTctaaaaagtgttattttaagATGCATATGTCAATGCATACGGGAGAGAAGCACTCAAACTTTGGTGTGAGTTCATTTGCAAGTAATCACCACAAGGCTCGGAAAAGTCATATGGGTACCCATACAAAAGAGAAACGTGTTACATGTGATATCTGTAGTTTAAGTATTTACAGTCGTAATCTCAAAAGCCATATGACAATCCATACTGGAGAGAAACAATTTAAATGTGGTATTTGCAGTTACGCAAGTAATGACAACAGGTCTCTGAAATGTCATATGGCAATACATGCAGGGGTGAAtttgttcaaatgtgatatttgtaGTTTCGCATGTAATAGAAGAGAAAGTTTTAAAACGCACatgacaatacatacaggagagaaaccatTTAATTGTAATCTTTGTAGTTACGGGAGTACTCAAAAAAGTGATTTAAAAAGGCATATAAGAACacatacaggagaaaaaccctttaaatgtgaTGTCTGCAGTTACGCAAGTAACCATAATAGCCATCTGATCAGGCATAAGAAAATACATACAGGTGTAAAACACTTCAAATGTGGCATTTGTAGTTATGAATTTCGTgaagcattttctttgaaaaaacatatgaaaatacatactggagagGATTGTTATAAAAGTGATGAAAGTAATAATAGCAGCATAGAAAGCCACAAGAGAATACATACAAATGAGAAACGTTTCCTGTGTCATATTTGTGGTCACCAAAGTAGAACAGGAAACCATTTGCAAGCACACATTAGAACTCATACAGGAGAGAAGTGCTTTAAATGTGATCTTTGCAGTTATGCAGGTAATCAAAGCGATCATCTGAGAAGTCATATgcgaatacatacaggagagaagcGCTTTAAATGTGATACTTGTAGCTATTCATGTAATTGCAAAAGAGATCTGAAAAGACATATCAGAAAACATATATGA